A single region of the Runella slithyformis DSM 19594 genome encodes:
- a CDS encoding MFS transporter codes for MSKSIEIPPLTARKNYKWELLILLWLAFFLNQADRQIFSVVLPLIRKDLGLSDAELGLIASALVWTYGLLVPIAGFIGDRFSRRNILGVSLVFWSLATLSTGFCTTLIQFVLLRGMATGGGEAFYAPSANSLLSEHHPKNRSLALSIHQTAVYFGIILSGLIAGYVGEHYGWQRAFFLFGSFGILLGIVFFLRVKKDVPAVVNNVVNRFNTEIIPTVGQVARIIIRKPTVWMLTLAFACMVFVNVGYLTWMPSFLAEKFGQSLTEAGFSSLFYHHAGAFLGVLMGGKIADRYAAKKPQSRLIVQSLGLLLGAPFIYLMSVSLSPTVTYAALFFFGIFRGWYDSNIVASLYEVVAPNIRSSAYGLMLACAFLVGATSPYILGVLKPTLGLSTGLSYLSFMYVLGAGLIGCAVVLFFERDKNR; via the coding sequence ATGAGTAAATCCATTGAAATACCGCCACTTACCGCACGCAAAAACTATAAATGGGAGCTGCTGATCCTGCTGTGGCTGGCCTTTTTCCTGAATCAGGCCGACCGCCAGATATTCAGTGTGGTGCTTCCTTTGATCCGCAAAGATCTGGGCCTTTCGGATGCCGAGCTGGGACTCATAGCCTCGGCCTTGGTCTGGACGTATGGTCTGTTGGTGCCCATTGCCGGTTTTATCGGTGACCGTTTTTCGCGGCGCAACATTCTGGGTGTTAGTCTGGTCTTCTGGTCGTTGGCTACGTTGAGTACGGGTTTTTGTACGACCCTGATTCAGTTCGTACTGTTGCGCGGTATGGCCACGGGTGGGGGAGAAGCCTTTTATGCACCCTCAGCCAATTCCCTTTTGAGTGAGCACCACCCTAAAAATCGCTCTTTGGCCTTGTCGATTCACCAAACGGCGGTCTATTTCGGCATCATTTTGAGCGGATTGATTGCAGGGTATGTAGGTGAGCATTACGGTTGGCAACGCGCCTTTTTTCTCTTCGGCAGTTTCGGTATACTGCTTGGGATCGTGTTTTTCCTGCGGGTAAAAAAAGATGTACCGGCGGTGGTAAATAATGTAGTGAATAGGTTTAATACTGAAATTATACCGACCGTCGGTCAGGTCGCCCGCATCATCATTCGTAAGCCTACAGTGTGGATGCTGACCTTGGCGTTTGCCTGTATGGTATTTGTCAATGTGGGCTATCTGACCTGGATGCCGTCGTTTTTGGCTGAAAAATTTGGTCAATCGCTCACTGAAGCAGGCTTTTCTTCGCTGTTTTATCACCATGCCGGGGCATTTTTAGGGGTGCTGATGGGGGGTAAAATCGCCGACCGTTACGCTGCCAAAAAACCGCAGAGTCGGTTGATTGTGCAGTCGTTGGGGTTGTTGCTGGGTGCACCTTTCATCTATCTGATGAGTGTCAGCCTTTCCCCAACGGTCACCTACGCGGCATTGTTTTTCTTCGGAATATTCAGAGGTTGGTATGATTCAAATATCGTGGCGTCGCTGTATGAAGTCGTCGCGCCTAACATCCGTTCGTCAGCGTATGGGCTGATGCTGGCCTGTGCTTTTCTGGTGGGGGCTACGTCGCCCTATATTTTGGGCGTACTTAAACCCACGCTGGGCTTGTCGACGGGGTTATCCTACTTGTCATTCATGTATGTGTTGGGGGCCGGGCTGATTGGCTGCGCCGTAGTTTTGTTTTTTGAAAGAGATAAAAACCGTTGA
- a CDS encoding SMP-30/gluconolactonase/LRE family protein — protein sequence MKVKEQRLGIELLAEGLHFPEGPAFAADGSLWAVELKGGSLIQLKNGRLHRFPVGGSPNGIAIDEAGYIWFCDSAQNAVRRFDPVTLQTETILRQCGNETLHNPNDLAFDGSGNLVFTCPGTSRREPTGYVCVLTATGEVRKMAEGLYFPNGLAFSPDGTELVIAETYRHRLWKGEWNADDAIWQYAKIGCEIGGPDGPGGPDGMAFGEDKNLYVAVYGTASVRVVSPEGIVIGQIPLPGQNPTNCAFDPARKGNLVITEAEKGQILRCTPY from the coding sequence ATGAAGGTAAAAGAGCAAAGGTTGGGCATTGAACTTTTGGCCGAAGGGTTACATTTTCCGGAAGGTCCCGCCTTTGCCGCCGATGGCAGTCTGTGGGCCGTTGAACTGAAAGGGGGGAGTTTGATTCAACTCAAAAACGGCCGACTTCATCGTTTTCCCGTCGGAGGCAGCCCTAACGGCATTGCCATCGATGAGGCAGGGTATATTTGGTTTTGTGATTCAGCCCAAAATGCCGTTCGCCGGTTTGATCCCGTAACATTGCAGACCGAAACGATCCTTCGTCAATGCGGCAATGAAACCCTGCATAATCCCAACGATCTGGCTTTTGACGGTAGCGGAAATCTGGTCTTTACCTGTCCGGGCACTTCCCGCCGGGAGCCTACCGGCTATGTGTGCGTATTGACCGCAACGGGTGAGGTCAGAAAAATGGCCGAGGGCCTGTATTTTCCCAACGGATTGGCATTTAGCCCTGACGGAACAGAGTTAGTGATAGCCGAAACGTACAGGCACCGCCTGTGGAAAGGCGAATGGAATGCCGATGACGCAATTTGGCAATATGCAAAAATAGGGTGCGAAATCGGGGGGCCGGATGGCCCGGGCGGTCCGGACGGAATGGCTTTTGGGGAAGATAAAAATCTGTATGTGGCTGTTTACGGTACGGCTTCCGTCAGGGTGGTAAGTCCCGAAGGAATCGTCATCGGGCAAATACCGTTGCCGGGCCAAAATCCCACCAACTGCGCCTTTGATCCCGCCCGAAAAGGGAACTTAGTCATTACAGAAGCAGAAAAAGGGCAAATCTTACGCTGTACACCCTATTGA
- a CDS encoding glycoside hydrolase family 2 protein has translation MKKETYFHHLYKTLAVVRKVAPVVFILWTEAAFSQIKDKTLWQPFRVTERSGPQHIELSGEGWTLGHADQPVKNTAELKTLKDVFSTSVPNSVHWSYFKAGKLPHPYYHKNSLQYTWLDEKAWYYRRSFRLPEKGADDYVFLCFEGVDYFSKVWVNDSLVGVHEGMFGGPTVEISRFLKENNEIVVEVRAGNWGNKATYYENLPRLASGEFDYSKRTGYNPRASAKIIKPWVISGGSGGEPFFSVGMWQGVRLEVVPKVHLERPYLTTTEIKEAGRDLQSATLHLSLELLANEASTNLTLHPWGNAQLDHPNNYGQTFDPVSGNYTVQFEMFSGATSALKQTWKVNLTKGRNWLEKDIALPNPKLWNPNGLGKSELYEVKITLLKENKAIDNLEFTYGVRRIEYLPTAGERTRDRWDNWQFVINGKKLFVKGMNFTPQDILLDLNRERYRWTLEAAKKMGVQLIRIWGGGLLETQHFYDLCNELGIMVWQDFPIGNQDTPDYPQDVWEAQVVQNIVRLRNHPSLAIWCGGNEFNAYSLGNAASLGIIERNLKIFDPSRVFKRTTPDHGAIHTYPDMDPIWYNRSYAKAPWISETGMHSIPEAGVFYETVDNKEFTNLGKMWDKEFYKTHPEFIHHFTEYGPGRVPRMLSRASHITDVTDPSIDAISEASQVGAGEFYQIFSEKVQGNYPVTAGLMPWVFKRHWPVIAIQLMDWFGHAGAPYYFLKRTYEPTHVAVDIERMLWKAGEKISLPVKITHAESQPMKGAQVSVTVMDDSFKSLWHQQKPVAIGGGPSVNALQTGDFQIPFDYRDRFLLVLAELKDASGRLLSRSFYYPRVLTKMEDSAFYADYTTKPIEWITLDKGPWLKPTIAKSVTRCQLTVVRQEKIDDQRSRITVRVLNQGNLPAFMTKVDIGGTKRAIVASDNYNWLAAGESREILLDILWREPETKNSVIVTFSAWNAPKMEVKL, from the coding sequence ATGAAAAAAGAAACGTATTTCCATCATTTATACAAAACCTTAGCTGTAGTAAGGAAGGTTGCGCCGGTGGTTTTCATCCTATGGACGGAGGCTGCGTTTTCACAGATCAAAGACAAAACACTTTGGCAACCTTTCCGCGTCACGGAGCGGTCCGGCCCTCAGCACATTGAATTATCGGGTGAGGGGTGGACGCTCGGACATGCCGACCAACCCGTTAAAAATACCGCCGAACTGAAAACACTGAAAGACGTTTTCAGCACGTCGGTGCCCAATTCGGTGCATTGGTCGTATTTCAAAGCGGGCAAACTGCCGCATCCGTATTATCACAAAAACTCGCTGCAATACACTTGGCTCGACGAAAAAGCCTGGTACTATCGCCGTTCGTTCAGGTTGCCCGAAAAGGGAGCCGACGACTATGTTTTTCTCTGCTTTGAGGGCGTGGATTATTTCTCAAAAGTATGGGTAAACGATTCGCTCGTAGGAGTTCATGAAGGCATGTTTGGCGGTCCGACCGTGGAAATAAGCCGTTTTTTGAAGGAAAACAACGAAATAGTGGTGGAAGTACGCGCCGGTAATTGGGGCAATAAAGCCACGTATTACGAAAATTTACCGCGATTGGCTTCGGGTGAATTTGACTACTCCAAACGCACGGGCTACAATCCCCGCGCCAGCGCTAAAATCATCAAACCCTGGGTGATTTCGGGCGGCTCGGGCGGAGAGCCTTTTTTCAGCGTGGGCATGTGGCAGGGGGTACGGCTGGAAGTGGTCCCGAAGGTACATTTGGAGCGGCCCTATTTAACCACAACCGAGATAAAAGAGGCCGGGCGGGATTTGCAATCCGCCACCCTGCACCTGTCCTTAGAACTCTTGGCCAACGAAGCCTCTACCAACCTTACACTCCATCCGTGGGGCAATGCACAACTCGACCATCCCAACAATTACGGTCAAACCTTTGACCCTGTTTCGGGAAATTATACCGTACAGTTTGAAATGTTTTCAGGCGCAACTTCCGCCCTCAAACAAACATGGAAGGTCAACTTGACCAAAGGCCGTAACTGGTTGGAAAAAGACATTGCGCTGCCCAACCCGAAGTTGTGGAATCCCAACGGACTGGGAAAATCCGAGCTGTATGAAGTGAAAATTACATTATTGAAAGAAAATAAAGCAATTGATAATCTGGAGTTTACGTACGGGGTACGCCGCATTGAGTACCTGCCCACGGCAGGAGAGCGCACCCGCGACCGCTGGGATAACTGGCAGTTTGTCATCAACGGCAAAAAGCTGTTTGTGAAAGGAATGAACTTCACACCGCAGGATATTTTGCTCGACCTAAACCGCGAGCGCTACAGATGGACACTCGAAGCAGCAAAAAAAATGGGCGTTCAGCTCATTCGTATTTGGGGCGGTGGCCTGCTCGAAACGCAGCATTTCTACGATCTCTGCAATGAACTCGGCATTATGGTGTGGCAGGACTTTCCCATCGGGAATCAGGACACGCCCGACTATCCGCAGGACGTGTGGGAAGCGCAGGTGGTGCAGAACATTGTGCGGCTGCGCAATCATCCGTCGCTGGCCATTTGGTGCGGGGGCAATGAGTTTAATGCTTATTCTTTGGGAAATGCCGCTTCCCTCGGAATCATTGAGCGTAACCTCAAAATCTTTGACCCTTCCCGCGTTTTTAAGCGCACTACGCCCGACCACGGAGCCATTCATACGTATCCGGATATGGACCCGATCTGGTACAACCGCAGCTACGCCAAAGCGCCGTGGATTTCCGAAACGGGTATGCACTCCATCCCCGAAGCGGGTGTTTTCTACGAAACGGTTGACAACAAAGAATTTACGAATTTGGGTAAAATGTGGGACAAAGAATTCTACAAAACCCATCCCGAATTCATCCACCATTTTACCGAATACGGCCCCGGACGTGTACCGCGTATGCTGAGCCGCGCTTCGCACATCACGGACGTGACCGACCCGAGCATTGATGCCATTTCGGAAGCGTCGCAGGTGGGAGCGGGTGAGTTCTATCAGATTTTTTCGGAGAAAGTACAGGGAAATTATCCCGTCACGGCGGGCCTGATGCCGTGGGTATTTAAGCGGCATTGGCCCGTGATCGCCATCCAACTCATGGACTGGTTCGGCCATGCCGGTGCGCCGTATTATTTTCTCAAACGTACCTACGAGCCTACCCACGTAGCCGTTGACATTGAAAGGATGCTGTGGAAAGCGGGGGAAAAAATCAGCCTGCCCGTCAAAATCACCCACGCGGAGTCGCAACCGATGAAGGGAGCGCAGGTGTCGGTAACTGTGATGGACGATTCGTTTAAATCGCTTTGGCACCAACAAAAACCCGTGGCAATCGGGGGCGGACCTTCGGTTAATGCCCTGCAAACGGGTGACTTTCAGATTCCTTTCGACTACCGCGACCGCTTTCTGTTGGTGTTGGCTGAGTTGAAAGACGCTTCGGGCAGGCTGCTCTCGCGCTCGTTTTATTATCCGAGGGTGCTGACAAAAATGGAAGACTCCGCCTTTTATGCCGACTATACCACCAAACCCATCGAATGGATCACCCTCGACAAAGGCCCGTGGCTCAAACCCACCATCGCCAAATCCGTTACCCGCTGTCAATTGACGGTTGTACGTCAGGAAAAGATAGATGACCAACGCAGCCGTATCACGGTACGGGTACTGAATCAGGGAAACCTCCCCGCCTTTATGACCAAAGTCGACATCGGCGGCACCAAACGCGCCATCGTGGCGAGTGATAATTACAATTGGCTGGCCGCGGGCGAAAGCCGCGAAATACTGCTGGATATACTCTGGCGCGAACCCGAAACAAAAAACAGCGTCATCGTGACTTTCTCGGCCTGGAACGCCCCTAAAATGGAAGTGAAATTATGA